A single genomic interval of Terriglobus albidus harbors:
- a CDS encoding UbiA family prenyltransferase produces the protein MDVPLCVDLDGTLVKSDTLHDALMVMLRHSPGSILKAFGWLRQGKAAFKRNVTSVVMLDAAHLPYNHALLQYLREEKARGRQIYLATAAEKALADRVAAHLGIFDGVLASDGKVNLAGKNKLAAFQQMFPDGFCYIGNALPDAKLLAACETPMVANPHGRLKVAMKRSGTVPVRVFEDKKPALKAFLKAIRIHQWAKNVLIFLPLLLAHQIRWNTVVGATVAFLSFSFCASATYIINDLLDLEVDRRHPRKRLRPFAAADLSVGAGFAIIASFLAISVLFAIALPYLCHAVPNFTSLPQPHKFLLWLAIYAAMTLSYSFRLKRMMLVDVIVLSMLYTVRIVVGSVSTGITVTTWLGAFSIFFFLSLAFAKRFAELENLRAREKDNAAGRGYRVSDLEQLRTFGAASGYAAVVVLALYLNSLTAQNLYPHITRLWLLIPIIILWVSRLWMVASRGDLDEDPVVYALEDRRSLILGGMMLIVILSAIIPL, from the coding sequence GTGGACGTACCACTTTGTGTCGATTTGGATGGAACTCTCGTAAAAAGCGATACGCTGCATGATGCTCTGATGGTCATGCTGCGGCATTCGCCAGGCAGCATTCTGAAGGCCTTCGGCTGGCTGCGCCAGGGCAAAGCCGCATTCAAACGGAATGTCACCTCCGTCGTGATGCTCGATGCCGCGCACCTGCCATACAACCATGCCCTTCTCCAGTACCTGCGAGAAGAAAAAGCCCGCGGACGGCAGATCTATCTGGCGACCGCCGCCGAAAAGGCTTTAGCCGACCGCGTGGCCGCCCACTTGGGTATCTTTGATGGCGTTCTGGCCAGCGACGGCAAGGTAAATCTGGCCGGAAAAAATAAACTCGCAGCCTTCCAGCAAATGTTCCCCGATGGTTTCTGTTACATCGGCAACGCGCTGCCCGACGCCAAATTGCTGGCCGCATGCGAAACGCCAATGGTCGCCAATCCCCACGGGCGCTTGAAGGTGGCCATGAAGCGCTCCGGCACCGTCCCAGTGCGGGTCTTCGAGGACAAGAAACCGGCGCTGAAGGCCTTCCTCAAGGCCATCCGTATCCACCAGTGGGCCAAGAACGTCCTGATCTTCCTGCCCCTGCTGCTGGCGCACCAGATCCGCTGGAATACCGTTGTCGGCGCCACCGTCGCCTTTCTGAGCTTCAGCTTCTGCGCGTCGGCGACCTACATCATCAACGATCTATTGGACTTAGAGGTCGACCGTAGGCATCCGCGCAAGCGCCTGCGCCCCTTTGCAGCCGCCGACCTGAGCGTTGGCGCCGGTTTCGCCATCATTGCCAGTTTCCTGGCGATCTCGGTCCTTTTTGCCATTGCACTCCCCTATCTCTGCCATGCGGTTCCGAACTTTACCTCGTTGCCGCAGCCCCATAAGTTCCTTTTATGGCTTGCCATTTACGCCGCCATGACACTCAGCTACAGCTTCCGGCTGAAGCGCATGATGCTGGTGGATGTCATCGTTCTTTCTATGCTTTACACCGTACGCATCGTCGTTGGCTCAGTGTCTACGGGGATTACGGTCACCACCTGGCTGGGCGCTTTCAGCATCTTCTTCTTCCTCTCGCTGGCTTTTGCCAAACGGTTTGCAGAGCTGGAAAATCTGCGCGCCCGCGAAAAGGACAACGCCGCCGGACGCGGTTACCGAGTCAGCGATCTGGAGCAGTTGCGTACCTTCGGCGCGGCCAGCGGATACGCGGCCGTCGTCGTATTGGCGCTCTATCTCAACTCACTGACCGCGCAGAACCTGTATCCGCACATCACCCGCCTGTGGCTGCTGATCCCGATCATCATCCTGTGGGTCAGCAGACTTTGGATGGTCGCCTCACGCGGCGATCTGGACGAAGATCCCGTGGTCTACGCCCTGGAAGACAGGCGCAGCCTGATCCTTGGCGGCATGATGCTGATCGTTATCCTCTCGGCAATCATCCCGCTTTAG
- a CDS encoding efflux RND transporter periplasmic adaptor subunit yields the protein MTTVQKPEHESTPARPAPGHHDAPPAHEGPKKGSVLRKIIIVLVIAAFVGFCVWKIVDNRKNAAAQGAGQGGPGGGRGGFGGPVAVAAARVQQRTMPIYYTALGTVTAYNTVTIRSRVDGQLLRVNVTEGQQVKQGQPLMLIDPAPYEAALAVAEGNLARDQATATNARQQATRYDQLYAAGVVSREQAQAQEAAAGQADGAVKADQAQIQTAKVNLSYTRINSPINGVVGLRQVDPGNIVSAASTTGLIVITQMHPISVIFTLPEDQLPEVLKRTRSGQKLQVEAYDRSNTTLLSKGSLLTTDNQIDTTTGTAKLKAVFDNNDNALFPNQFVNIRLVLENRPNAIVIPTAAVQSGTQGTFVYVVKDGNPPANADGPATPGGAGQAGGQRQGSGGGRRSQGGGQGQGAQGQATQGQGGQGQGAQQGPPHYVEMRPIKIEATEGTLDIISSGLQPDELVVTDGAERLRTNARVTVRPANPMTGSAIMGDGQGGGGRRSQGGATGAGAPGSTAPAGNNSGQGRGDSSRPRGQRPQGGEQP from the coding sequence ATGACGACTGTACAGAAGCCCGAGCACGAATCGACGCCGGCGCGGCCCGCGCCCGGACACCATGATGCACCGCCTGCGCACGAGGGCCCCAAAAAGGGCAGCGTTCTCCGCAAGATCATCATCGTCCTGGTGATTGCCGCCTTCGTAGGTTTCTGTGTCTGGAAGATCGTGGATAACCGCAAGAATGCGGCGGCCCAGGGGGCTGGCCAAGGTGGACCGGGGGGCGGTCGAGGGGGCTTTGGCGGCCCTGTTGCTGTGGCGGCTGCACGAGTACAGCAGCGCACCATGCCGATCTATTACACGGCGCTGGGAACGGTTACCGCCTATAACACGGTGACCATCCGCTCGCGTGTCGATGGGCAGTTGCTTCGGGTAAATGTGACTGAAGGTCAGCAGGTCAAGCAGGGCCAGCCGCTGATGCTGATCGATCCCGCCCCGTATGAGGCTGCACTGGCTGTGGCCGAGGGCAACCTGGCGCGTGACCAGGCGACGGCAACAAATGCCCGCCAGCAGGCAACACGGTATGACCAGTTGTATGCCGCCGGCGTTGTCAGCCGTGAGCAGGCCCAGGCGCAGGAGGCTGCCGCCGGTCAGGCCGATGGAGCTGTCAAGGCTGACCAGGCCCAGATTCAGACCGCTAAGGTCAACCTGAGCTACACCCGGATCAACTCGCCGATCAATGGCGTGGTTGGTCTGCGACAGGTGGATCCCGGCAATATCGTCTCGGCTGCTTCGACGACCGGGCTGATTGTCATCACTCAGATGCATCCCATCAGCGTGATTTTCACGCTGCCTGAAGATCAGTTGCCTGAGGTATTGAAGCGCACGCGCTCCGGGCAGAAGCTGCAGGTAGAAGCCTACGACCGTTCCAACACGACGTTGCTGTCAAAGGGCTCCCTGCTGACCACTGACAATCAGATCGACACCACTACGGGAACGGCCAAGCTGAAGGCTGTCTTCGATAACAACGACAACGCCCTTTTCCCGAACCAGTTCGTGAATATCCGTCTGGTGCTTGAGAACCGCCCGAACGCGATCGTCATTCCTACCGCAGCGGTACAGAGCGGAACGCAAGGCACCTTTGTGTATGTCGTCAAGGATGGCAATCCTCCGGCTAATGCAGATGGACCGGCTACTCCCGGCGGCGCAGGCCAGGCTGGAGGCCAGCGTCAGGGATCCGGCGGCGGCCGTCGCAGCCAGGGCGGCGGACAGGGTCAGGGAGCACAAGGTCAAGCCACTCAAGGCCAGGGTGGGCAAGGCCAGGGAGCGCAGCAGGGGCCACCTCACTACGTCGAGATGCGGCCGATCAAAATTGAGGCAACCGAAGGAACGCTGGATATCATCTCCAGCGGCTTACAGCCGGACGAGTTGGTTGTCACTGACGGTGCTGAGCGTTTGCGCACCAACGCGCGCGTCACAGTGCGTCCGGCGAATCCGATGACCGGCAGCGCCATCATGGGCGATGGCCAGGGTGGCGGCGGCCGCCGCAGCCAGGGCGGAGCTACTGGTGCGGGAGCTCCCGGCTCGACGGCGCCGGCGGGCAATAACTCGGGACAGGGCCGGGGCGACAGTAGCCGTCCGCGTGGGCAGCGTCCCCAGGGAGGCGAACAACCATGA
- a CDS encoding multidrug efflux RND transporter permease subunit has translation MSPSRPFILRPVATSLLMVAILLAGAVAYLQLPVSALPQVDYPTIQTLTFYPGASPEVMTQSVTGPLERQFGQIPGLTQMTSISSGGGSVITLQFNLNESIDIAQQDVQAAINAATSYLPKDLPNPPIYSKVNPADAPILTLALSSSSLPLSKVEDLADTIMAQKISQLSGVGLVSIAGGQKPAVRVQANPTALASYGLSLEDIRTALASANVDQPKGGISGARQAFTIGANDQLTAAADYNNVIVAYRNGSPVRLSDVANAVDSSENLYQAAWWNEDPAVIVNIQRQPGANIISVVDSVKALLPRLRETLPNTIRIDVLTDRTNTIRASVKDVQFELMLTIALVVLVIFLFLRSWRATIIPSVAVPLSIVGTFGVMYLLGYSLNNLSLMALTISTGFVVDDAIVMVENIDRYLEMGDSPLDAALKGSEQIGFTIVSLTISLIAVLIPLLFMGDIVGRLFREFAVTLAVTILVSAVISLTLTPMMAAKLLKHIPESEKGWFYRKSEEFFNYVIEKYAVGVRWVLRHQTLTLLVTVATFVTTVLLYMYIPKGFFPVQDTGVILGITQGQEDTSFTAMAAKQKALASVVLKNPNVENVSSFIGIDGTNMTINSGRIQITLKDRDERRRTASEIIQDLEPELAKVEGIKTYLQPSQDLTVEDRVSALQYQLSVEDADPVELLSWVNQIMDKMGSLPEVTAVTSDQHPNGLGAHLVIDRDTASRLGITPQNIDDTLDDAFGQRQVSTIYTQINQYHVVLEAGPRFQRTPDSLDHIYVKSSNGTQVPLSTFTHFEQTKTALSINHQSQFPSATISFNIRPDKSIGDAVDSISKSLKDMNIPLSVNTEFQGTARSFQASLANEPILILAALIVVYIVLGVLYESYIHPITILSTLPSAGVGAILALIIVRDSLNVIALIGIILLIGIVKKNAIMMIDFALEAEREHGKTPEEAIYQACLLRFRPIMMTTMAALLGGVPLAMGTGTGSELRRPLGITIIGGLIVSQVLTLYTTPVVYLFFDRIGRRYFKTEDADRRLREHEHAVSAD, from the coding sequence ATGAGTCCGTCAAGGCCGTTTATCCTCCGGCCAGTGGCCACCTCGCTGTTGATGGTGGCCATTCTTCTTGCCGGAGCGGTTGCCTACCTGCAGTTGCCGGTCTCGGCCCTGCCGCAGGTGGACTACCCCACCATCCAGACGCTGACCTTCTATCCGGGAGCGAGTCCCGAGGTGATGACGCAGTCCGTCACCGGGCCTCTGGAGCGCCAGTTCGGCCAGATTCCCGGCCTGACGCAGATGACCTCTATCTCCTCAGGCGGTGGGTCGGTCATCACGCTGCAGTTCAACCTGAATGAGTCGATCGATATCGCGCAGCAGGATGTTCAGGCGGCGATTAATGCAGCCACCTCCTACCTGCCGAAAGACCTCCCCAATCCTCCGATCTACTCCAAGGTCAATCCGGCGGATGCGCCGATTCTGACTCTCGCGCTCAGCTCCAGCTCCCTTCCTTTGTCAAAGGTGGAAGATCTGGCAGACACGATCATGGCGCAAAAGATCTCGCAGCTTTCGGGTGTGGGTCTTGTCAGCATCGCCGGCGGCCAGAAGCCGGCGGTTCGGGTCCAGGCCAATCCAACGGCGCTGGCCAGCTACGGCCTCTCACTGGAAGATATCCGTACGGCGCTGGCATCGGCGAATGTCGACCAGCCCAAGGGCGGCATCTCGGGAGCACGCCAGGCCTTTACCATCGGCGCGAACGATCAACTTACGGCCGCGGCTGACTACAACAACGTGATCGTTGCCTATCGCAACGGATCTCCGGTCCGGTTGTCGGATGTCGCAAATGCAGTGGACTCGTCAGAGAACCTGTACCAGGCGGCGTGGTGGAATGAAGACCCGGCGGTTATCGTCAACATTCAGCGCCAGCCGGGCGCGAATATTATCTCGGTCGTGGACTCCGTAAAGGCGCTGTTACCGCGTCTGCGCGAGACACTGCCGAACACGATTCGCATCGACGTACTTACAGACCGGACGAATACCATCCGCGCTTCGGTCAAGGATGTGCAGTTCGAGCTGATGCTGACCATTGCGCTGGTCGTTCTGGTCATCTTCCTCTTCCTGCGGTCGTGGCGCGCCACCATCATTCCGTCGGTGGCGGTGCCGCTTTCGATTGTGGGCACCTTCGGCGTGATGTACCTGTTGGGCTACTCGCTCAACAACCTTTCGCTGATGGCGCTGACCATTTCCACGGGCTTCGTGGTTGACGACGCCATCGTGATGGTGGAGAACATCGATCGCTATCTGGAGATGGGCGACTCGCCGCTGGATGCGGCGCTGAAGGGCTCAGAACAGATCGGCTTCACCATTGTGTCGCTGACCATCTCGCTGATTGCGGTACTGATCCCGCTGCTCTTCATGGGCGACATCGTCGGCCGGCTCTTCCGCGAGTTCGCGGTCACGTTGGCTGTGACGATTCTGGTTTCAGCGGTCATCTCTCTGACGCTGACGCCGATGATGGCAGCGAAGCTGTTGAAACATATTCCGGAGTCGGAGAAGGGCTGGTTCTACCGCAAGAGCGAAGAGTTCTTCAACTACGTCATCGAAAAGTATGCCGTGGGCGTGCGCTGGGTGCTGCGTCACCAGACCCTGACGCTGCTGGTGACGGTTGCTACCTTTGTCACCACCGTCCTGCTGTATATGTACATTCCAAAGGGCTTCTTCCCGGTGCAGGACACCGGTGTGATTCTGGGCATTACACAGGGTCAGGAAGACACCAGCTTTACCGCCATGGCCGCGAAGCAGAAGGCGCTGGCGTCGGTGGTGCTGAAGAACCCGAACGTGGAGAACGTCTCCTCTTTTATCGGAATCGATGGCACCAATATGACCATCAATTCCGGCCGTATCCAGATCACGCTGAAGGATCGCGACGAGCGCAGGAGGACTGCCAGCGAGATCATTCAGGATCTGGAGCCGGAGCTGGCCAAGGTAGAAGGCATCAAGACCTATCTGCAACCTTCGCAGGACCTTACGGTGGAGGATCGAGTCAGCGCGCTGCAGTATCAGTTGTCGGTCGAAGATGCGGACCCGGTCGAGCTGCTGAGCTGGGTGAATCAGATCATGGACAAGATGGGCAGCCTGCCTGAGGTCACGGCGGTGACCAGCGATCAGCATCCCAATGGACTTGGCGCGCACCTGGTGATCGATCGTGACACGGCATCGCGTCTTGGCATTACGCCGCAGAACATCGATGACACGCTGGACGATGCTTTTGGCCAGCGGCAGGTCTCAACCATCTATACGCAGATCAATCAGTACCACGTGGTGCTGGAGGCAGGACCCAGGTTCCAGCGGACTCCGGATTCGCTTGACCATATCTACGTGAAGAGCTCGAACGGAACCCAGGTGCCTCTGTCGACGTTCACGCACTTCGAGCAGACGAAAACCGCGCTCTCCATCAATCATCAGAGCCAGTTCCCATCGGCAACGATCTCGTTCAATATCCGGCCTGATAAGAGCATCGGCGATGCAGTGGACTCGATCTCGAAGTCGCTGAAGGATATGAACATTCCTCTCAGCGTGAACACAGAGTTTCAGGGAACGGCGCGCAGCTTCCAGGCCTCGCTCGCGAATGAGCCGATTTTGATTCTGGCCGCGCTGATCGTGGTGTACATCGTTCTGGGGGTGCTGTACGAGAGCTACATCCACCCCATCACGATTCTCTCGACGCTGCCCTCAGCGGGTGTGGGCGCTATTCTGGCGTTGATTATTGTCCGGGATTCTCTGAACGTGATTGCCTTGATCGGCATCATCCTGCTGATTGGCATCGTGAAGAAGAACGCCATCATGATGATCGACTTCGCCCTGGAGGCCGAACGTGAGCACGGCAAAACTCCGGAAGAGGCGATCTACCAGGCATGCCTGCTGCGCTTCCGTCCCATCATGATGACAACGATGGCGGCACTGCTCGGCGGCGTTCCGCTGGCCATGGGTACGGGGACGGGCTCCGAACTGCGCCGTCCGCTGGGTATCACGATCATCGGCGGCCTGATCGTCTCGCAGGTGCTCACGCTCTACACCACGCCGGTGGTCTATCTGTTCTTTGACCGTATCGGACGCAGGTACTTCAAGACGGAGGATGCCGACCGCAGGCTGCGCGAGCATGAGCATGCGGTTTCGGCGGACTGA
- a CDS encoding efflux RND transporter permease subunit, giving the protein MHISAPFIKRPVATFLLSIAVLMAGAVAYTFLPVAALPQVEFPTISVNAGIPGSDPETTASAITTPLERQFSRIAGITQMTSVSGTGTASIILQFDLSRDINGAARDVQAAINAARAQLPANLPQNPSYRKINPADAPIVMLALTSESMTPAQLYDVADSILSQKIAQVEGVGQVFAGGSAKPAVRIEANPRQLSAYGIGLEALRTAISQINVLQPTGYLQDDKHRWAVSTSDQLFGAAAYAPLIIATDRGNVSSATASTGLPSSVAAVSSTTSTTTNTANGPANNANRTPMAASNQSTSAAANAHGIVRIQDVATVYDGIENIQTGGFIDGKPAILMQVFKSPGANVIETVDRVLALLPTLRATIPPAVTLDVALDRTTTIRASVNDITRTLMLTIGLVVLVVFFFLREVRSTLIPSVSVPLSLMGTFGVMYLLGYSLDNLSLMALTISTGFVVDDAIVVIENISRHLEEGMQPFEAAMLGSEEIGFTVLSMSISLIAVFIPILLMGGIVGRLFREFAVTLSVAIMVSLVVSLTTTPMLSAKFLKAHDQQKHGRFYLWGEKFFNWMLKEYDRGLRWVIRHWILTFMITVGTFILNIYLFTLVPKGFFPQQDTGRIGGQIRGQQDTSFESMRQKMISLSAIVQRDPAVEHVMSFVGGGGPGGGATNTANLFMALKPYEERIKNGDTADAVINRLRPRLQGTPGAQLFLQSQQELNIGGRQSAAQFQYTVTADTVAELKEWGPKLQLAMSRIPELRDINTDQQDNGLRYQLVIDRDSASRLGITPLMIDSTLSDAFGQRQVSTTYRTLNQYHVVMEVAPEFQTDVDSLRHIFVKSTNGTQVPLSAFSHFEMTRVPLQVNHQSQRPASTISFNLGPGVSLSDATNAIERVKNQIGLPSTVVGGFQGSAQAFQSSLSSEPILILLAMITVYIVLGMLYESFIHPLTILSTLPSAGVGALLALLITNLELSVIAMIGMVLLIGIVKKNAIMMIDFAIAAEREHGKDSEGAIYEACLLRFRPIMMTTFAALLGGLPLALGTGTGSELRKPLGVTIVGGLLVSQCLTLFTTPAVYLFFDKLRKRLAKFFPKKAAAPAHVPHPAPGD; this is encoded by the coding sequence ATGCATATCTCCGCACCATTCATCAAACGGCCGGTAGCCACTTTCCTGCTCTCGATCGCTGTTCTTATGGCGGGAGCGGTGGCGTATACCTTCCTGCCGGTGGCTGCCCTGCCTCAGGTGGAGTTTCCGACGATCTCGGTCAATGCCGGCATTCCCGGATCTGATCCTGAAACGACTGCTTCGGCGATCACGACTCCACTTGAGCGTCAGTTCTCGCGCATTGCGGGTATTACGCAGATGACCTCCGTCTCCGGTACAGGAACGGCGAGCATCATTCTGCAGTTCGATCTCTCTCGCGACATCAACGGAGCCGCGCGCGACGTGCAGGCAGCCATCAATGCAGCGCGCGCCCAGCTTCCGGCAAATCTTCCGCAGAACCCCAGCTATCGCAAGATCAATCCGGCAGATGCGCCGATCGTGATGCTGGCGCTGACATCGGAGTCGATGACGCCGGCGCAGCTCTATGACGTTGCCGATTCGATCCTGTCGCAGAAGATTGCGCAGGTAGAAGGTGTCGGCCAGGTCTTCGCCGGGGGCTCGGCGAAGCCTGCTGTCCGTATCGAGGCAAACCCCCGTCAGCTTTCGGCCTATGGTATCGGCCTGGAAGCGTTACGTACAGCCATCAGCCAGATCAATGTATTGCAGCCAACGGGCTATCTGCAGGATGACAAGCATCGCTGGGCGGTCTCGACCTCAGACCAGCTCTTTGGAGCCGCGGCGTATGCCCCGCTGATTATTGCGACCGATCGTGGCAATGTATCGAGCGCGACGGCATCGACCGGTCTGCCATCGTCCGTGGCCGCCGTCAGTTCGACGACGAGCACAACCACCAACACGGCAAACGGTCCGGCGAACAACGCCAACCGCACGCCGATGGCGGCATCGAACCAGTCCACCAGTGCCGCTGCAAATGCGCATGGCATCGTGCGTATTCAGGATGTCGCGACTGTTTACGACGGCATTGAGAACATCCAGACCGGCGGATTTATCGATGGCAAGCCTGCCATTCTGATGCAGGTCTTCAAGTCGCCGGGGGCGAACGTCATTGAGACGGTGGATCGTGTTCTGGCGCTGCTGCCAACGCTGCGCGCCACCATTCCGCCGGCGGTGACATTGGACGTGGCGCTCGACCGCACCACAACGATCCGCGCCTCGGTCAACGATATTACCCGCACGCTGATGCTGACGATCGGTCTGGTAGTGCTGGTCGTCTTCTTCTTCCTGCGCGAGGTGCGATCGACGCTGATTCCGTCAGTGTCTGTGCCGTTGTCGCTGATGGGCACCTTCGGCGTGATGTATCTGTTGGGATATTCACTCGATAATCTCTCCCTGATGGCGTTGACGATCTCGACCGGGTTCGTCGTCGACGATGCCATCGTGGTGATCGAGAACATCTCGCGTCATCTGGAGGAGGGCATGCAGCCCTTCGAGGCTGCGATGCTGGGGTCGGAGGAGATCGGCTTTACCGTGCTCTCCATGAGCATCTCGCTGATTGCCGTGTTTATCCCCATCCTGCTGATGGGCGGTATTGTCGGACGCCTGTTCCGCGAGTTTGCGGTGACGCTCTCGGTGGCGATCATGGTCTCCCTGGTGGTTTCGCTGACGACGACGCCGATGCTTTCGGCAAAGTTCCTGAAGGCTCATGACCAGCAGAAGCACGGGCGCTTCTATCTGTGGGGCGAGAAGTTCTTCAACTGGATGCTGAAGGAGTACGACCGCGGCCTGCGCTGGGTGATCCGGCACTGGATTCTTACTTTCATGATTACGGTTGGCACCTTCATCCTGAACATCTATCTGTTCACGCTGGTGCCGAAGGGCTTCTTCCCGCAACAGGACACAGGCCGTATCGGCGGCCAGATTCGCGGTCAGCAGGATACCTCGTTCGAATCGATGCGGCAGAAGATGATCTCGCTTTCGGCCATCGTGCAGCGCGATCCTGCGGTGGAGCATGTGATGTCCTTCGTCGGTGGCGGCGGTCCCGGCGGTGGTGCCACCAATACGGCCAATCTCTTCATGGCGTTGAAGCCCTACGAAGAACGCATCAAGAATGGTGACACGGCGGATGCCGTCATCAACCGTCTGCGTCCGCGGCTGCAGGGCACGCCGGGAGCGCAGCTCTTTCTGCAGTCGCAGCAGGAGCTGAACATCGGTGGCCGGCAGTCGGCGGCTCAGTTCCAGTACACGGTCACGGCCGATACGGTAGCCGAGCTGAAAGAGTGGGGTCCCAAGCTGCAGCTGGCGATGTCGCGTATTCCGGAGCTTCGTGACATCAATACCGATCAGCAGGACAACGGTCTGCGGTACCAGTTGGTGATCGATCGCGATAGCGCATCGCGCCTTGGAATTACGCCGTTGATGATCGACTCGACTCTATCCGACGCTTTTGGCCAGCGCCAGGTTTCTACGACCTATCGCACGCTGAATCAGTATCACGTGGTGATGGAGGTCGCGCCGGAGTTCCAGACCGATGTCGATTCGCTGCGCCACATCTTTGTGAAGAGCACGAACGGAACGCAGGTCCCGCTCTCAGCTTTTTCTCACTTCGAGATGACTCGTGTTCCGCTGCAGGTCAATCACCAGTCGCAGCGTCCGGCGTCGACCATCTCGTTCAACCTGGGACCGGGCGTCTCGCTCTCCGATGCTACGAATGCCATCGAGCGGGTGAAGAACCAGATCGGCCTGCCATCAACGGTGGTGGGCGGCTTCCAGGGCTCGGCGCAGGCCTTCCAGTCGTCGCTCTCTTCGGAGCCGATCCTTATCCTGCTTGCCATGATCACGGTGTACATCGTGCTGGGCATGCTGTACGAGAGTTTCATCCATCCGCTGACGATTCTCTCCACGCTGCCTTCGGCGGGCGTGGGTGCACTGCTGGCGCTGCTGATCACGAACCTGGAGCTCTCAGTAATCGCCATGATCGGTATGGTGCTGCTGATCGGCATCGTGAAGAAGAACGCCATCATGATGATCGACTTTGCGATTGCGGCGGAGCGCGAACACGGCAAGGATTCGGAAGGTGCTATCTACGAGGCGTGTCTGTTGCGCTTCCGGCCGATCATGATGACGACCTTCGCGGCATTGCTTGGCGGTCTGCCTCTGGCGCTTGGGACCGGGACGGGCTCCGAGCTGCGCAAGCCATTGGGTGTCACTATCGTGGGTGGCCTGCTGGTCTCGCAGTGCCTGACGCTGTTTACGACTCCGGCGGTGTATCTCTTCTTCGACAAGCTGCGGAAGCGCCTTGCAAAGTTCTTCCCGAAGAAAGCCGCAGCTCCGGCGCATGTGCCGCATCCGGCCCCGGGTGATTGA